The sequence CTCGCAGGCGGGCCACACAGGCCTGGCATGCATGCCCCTGTGCCCAAACTGCTGCCACTTGGCGGACAGGCGCATGATCACCATGCTGCACGCATGGCTTCCCCTCACACCAGCACCCCCAGGACACGGCCACACCCAGGAGGTTGCCCCTCCCCACAGCCTTCATGGCCTGGGGAAGGTCATAGCCCATCATCGAGCAAGGCACATCCTTCGAGTTCTTCAGACGCAGAGAAGTTACAAGAGAGAAGAGCAGAGGCCCTGGGCAGagcaccctcccctccccaggcccagcCTCCTGTTTGTGCTAGTGGGCCAGAGGCCTGGCCACTCctggacggagggagggaaggacagaCAGATAGATGGCCTGGGCCTCTAACAGCTTTTGTCTCAAGCTAGACTCCAGTGTCCTTTCAGTTGGTAAATGGTTTTCTAtagaatcaatatttttttctttaaatatatatttgttaaagttatacctttttgtttctctggggaaATCTGCCTCAGCTCATTCCCAATAAATTAATACTCTTGATAGCTTATATTCGGGGTGGTGCAGTGGGGCAGGGGGGCCCCGACCTTGGCCCCTGTCCTTTGTGCTGCGCTGAGCAGCTGGCAGAGGTTCCCCAAAGGGCAGTTCTGTGCTGGGCATAGGCCTGTGCTCTGCCAGATTGAGGAGGGGGCTACAGTGGCCAccaccctccctcttcctcccaggGTGGGCCCAGCCTGGACTCAGGTAGGGGAGGCAGCGGCTGCCCTCCTCCACCCGCAGCGGGCAGAGCCCAGCGGTCGGTGGGCGGGTAGCCCAGCGGTTATTGCACAGGGAGCAGCAGGCAGGGCCGGGCGCCGCGGTAGCGGCGTATACCCGAAGCCCTCGGAGCCCCGGCCAGGCAGTCCTCCAGGCTTGCGCCCCGGCCGCGCCAGGGGTAGGATTTGTGCTTGTGCAGGGGCTGGgccgcgcgcgcgcgcgcgcgcgcgcccgcccgcccgcccgcccgcagGGCCCGTCCTGAGGTAATGGTCAGTGTGCCTGCCGGAGCCCGGGCGGCGCGGGCGGGCCCAACGTGCGCGGCCGCGTCACTCCAGCATGGCGTCCAGCTGGTCGGCCAGGTCGTCGAACATACTGCCAATGTCGTCCAGGATACTGCCGGTGCTCTTCTCAGCGGCCGCGGGGCTGCGGGCGGGCGCGCGTGAGGGGCGGGGCCGGCTCAGGCCACGCCCGTCCAAGCCAAGACCACCTATCCCATGCTGCGCTGGGCCTAGTGTGGACCACGCTCCACACCAGTTCCTCCCACAGGCCACACCCGTCCTCCGGCCCCGCCCTCCTAGCCCCCGCCGCGAGTGGGGCCTAGTGCAGTCCCGCCCCTGGTAGGCCCCGCCCACCGCAACAGGCCCCGCCCCTTCCGACTCCGCCTCGCACCTACCTCGGGCTCTGCCCGTCCTCCTGGCGGATCTTTTCCTCCACCGCCTGCAGCGCCGCGGCCAGGCACGCACTCGTCTCCTCCAGTTTCTGCCGGGCGCTGTCCCCAGGCGAGGCGCCCTCGGGCGCAGCGGAgggcccggcggcggcggcggcggcggcgcgtgGGGGCTTGGCGGGCACGTGCAGCGCGGGCGCGCCGGGGGACTGGGGCTTGGCGGGGCTGGCGCTCAGCGAGGGCGGCGTGCTGGCTGGCTTGGTGAGGGCGGCGGGCGGCTGGCGCGCCGGCGAGGGCTCGGGCGACGGGCCGGGGCTGCCCGGCGGCAGTCCCGCCGCGGCCTTGGCCGGCTTGGGTGCCgtgggcggcggcggcggcttgGGCGACACGGGCGGCGGCGTGCCGTGGGCGCGCTTCACCTCTGCGGGGGGGACCTCGCTGGCACCGGAGCAGGCACCAGCCCCGCCGCGCCAGCCCCCCCGCAGCCGCCAGGGGGCGCGCCTCCATGTGCAGACCTGCTCGGGACACTGTCCCAGGCCCTGCCCCGCTTCTACTCTGGGTGCAGCCTGCTGCGGCCACATTGGCCTTTCAATTGCTCGAATGCCTCGAGGCCTTTTCTCCTCTGATCTTTTGCCTGGaagcctcctccctgcctcctgcaTCAGGTCAGGGTCCTCCCTGCACAGGTGCCACTATACCTAGGCTTCTGTAAGCCTCCTTTACTGAGCAAGGGTTAGGACCGAGTCCACCTGGCTCCCAGGCCTGGGCTGGCACAGAGTTGTCCTATGGTGGATGGATGAGAGGGTCTACAGACACTCCCACCCCACCCGGGTTTCATCAAATACAGGAAGAAAACCCCTCAGACAAAGGAGAAAAGCGGTGAGGCGGGGTCCTGCTTCCCCTTCTTTCCCTGCCCTAGCCAGCTCTGTGTACCTACCTGGGCTGCCCGGGCCTGGCAGCGGCACCTTCTTGGAGGCAGGTGTTGGTGAGCCTTGGATCTTGGGCATGGGCTGAGCCAGGACAGGCTTGGGAGAGATGGGTGGCTTGGCTGGCTTCCGGGCATCGCCAtcgggtgggggcagggggggcaGGTGCACCTGGTCAGTGGGCAGGGGTTCGGCGGGCGGGGGTGGTGGGGGCAGCTCAGGGGGCCCGGCCTGCTCCGAGGCTGGTCGGCGGCGCACAGTGCTTGTGCCATTCTGGTACACGGACAGTGGCGGAGGTGGCTCCAGCCCAGCCTCTCGTTCCTTGGCCTTGGGCCGGCGCTTGACTGTGTCAGACTCAGTCAGGATGAACTTGACATTCTCCTGCTGGTTCTGCTTGGCCCGGATGCGCCTCTTGAGCGTGGCACTGGCCTCCACCCTGGCCAGGGGTGGACCCTCAACATTCACCTCACCCTTGGCTGGGCCTCGGGGTCGCTGCCGGACAGTGCTGTCCTCCACAGGAAGGCCTTGATCTGCTGGCTCCCCAGGCCCCCGGCGGGCAGTGGCCAGAAGTCCAGTGACGGGCCCACTGAGTGTGCGGCGCCGGTTCACCACCTCACCATCAGGCCCGATGGCCTCTTTGTGCTTTACTGAGGCCAGCACTGTGGCCACCCGGCCTGGCTCTGGACTGGCAGGGTGAGGCATGGGGTGGCCCTCGGGAGGCCTGCGGGCAGCCCGGCCCCCACCCCCAATGGACGACAGCTCGAGCATGGCTGCAATGCTCTTCACGCTGCCAGCGCTGCCTGTGTCCACGCTGCCTGCCAGGTCGCTAGCCCGCCGGCGCTGTGCCCGGACCCCCAGCCGGCCATCCTCAGTCTCAGCATCCAGCACTGGCTCATCAGCCAGGTTGGCGCTGGCCATTGCTGAGCTGGACCGctttggtgggggtggtgggggcccCTTCTTGCGGGGCCGCACGGCAAAGGACTGGCTGCGGTTGACGTTCTTGTCGGCACTGGTGGGTGCCCTCACCGAGTGACTGCGGCCCACACGCCGCTGGACCGTGGCATAAGGCCCTGCAGCGGTGGGCACCAGCAGCTCATCCCGCTCGGGCTCACTGTCAGATGCTGCATAGCGATTCAGGCTGTGGGCACGCTTCTTGGGCCGCCCTGGCTCTGCATCAGCCTCAGGGGGCAGGCAGAGCGTGGGCACAGCTGCCACCATGGGCGGAGGCGCAGGCCCTGGAGCAGCTGGCCCTGCCTCGCCTTCCACAGGCTGGGGCAGCACGTAGGCAAAGCCTCGGTGTGTGGGTGACTGAGGCAGGGAGCGGGGTGACATGGGTCGCTCCGTCGGTGGCAGCAGCTGTGGAGTGGGCTTCACCTTGGCGGTGGCTGGGGCTGAACCATGAGGTCCCCCAGGGACCTGGGGGGAGCCTGGCTGGGCTTTGGTGGGTGTCTGGGGGGGTGTGAGGTGGCTGGCACCTGGTGGGAGGATCTGCCGTGGCTTGCCAGGCACCGGGGGCACACTGGCCCTCTTGACACTGTGACTATGGCGGCCAGGCCGGGCCTCCTTGGGAGGAGTTCCGGGGGACGGCCCCTCATCTAGCAGGTACTCCTGGCTTCTTGACATGGGGCTGCCAGGCCTAGGTGGCCCGTCACCCAGCAGCTCCTGAGAGCTGCTCATGTGCCGTGCCCGTCCACCCAGGCTGGGCTCCTGCCGCACGATAGCCCTCGGGGTGGGTGGCAGGTGGTTGGAGGGCTTCTCGGCGGTGGCAGCAGCACCCCCCTCAGCTGGGCCGGTCATGGCTGCCTGCAGCTCGTCACTGAGCTCGCTGTCCTGGAACGTGGTCATCTTGGGGGACTGGCAGGTGGCAGGAGCAGGCTCAGGTGGGGGTGGTGACTCGATGGCCACCACTTCCAGCGACTGGGGAGCCTTCCGGCGCAGGGGTCCCCCCTCATACTTGGCATATTCTGCCTTTTGCAATTCTGCTAGTTTTCTCACTGCCAGCATCAGCTTTTTTTGGTGTCCTGAGTAGGGCACAGGGCAGGTCAGGCAGGGCAGGAGGTggagggggtgagggtgggggccgGGGAGGGGCCCTCACCCAGCTTGGTGATGCCGATCTCCTGCAGGTCCTCCCAGGTGATGTCGGTAATGAAGTCGATGTTTTCATAGCCGTTGTCCACCAGCACCTTGTAGTACTGGGCCAGGCCGATCATGGACAGCCACATGGCCAGGTTAGCCTATGGAGCAGGGACACAGAGGGGCAGCCCAAGCTGGCTGCCCACACCCCACTGCCTGCTCGGAGCTGTTGAGGGAGTGGGCACTGGGCCAGCAGGGCATGGACAGACAAAAGGACAAATGGACAGGCCAGAGGCACAGCCTCTGCAGGAGGCCAAGTCCAGCTCCTCAGAGTGGCCGTCGGGCACTGGTACACATGCACGAGCaaacacacgcaaacacacacacggGGTGACCCTACCTGGGACGTCATTTGGGGAGGTGGAAGAAAGTCCTTCCTTGCCTGGCGAGGTGGCCACAGGCACAGCACCCCAAGGAGACACACCCCACACGGTGCAGACACACAGTGCCACAGCAGACACATGTATAAGCGCACACTCTGCACACTGCTCCCAGCCACAAGCACAACACCCTGACCTGTATCACACTCACACCATCTCAACTGTTTCCCACTGGCGTCAGTCGCATGGTCACACGTGTGCCACACACCCACATCACGTGTGCAAACACCCACAGTGATCTCCACTGAGAACCACCCGATCACTCCCTTAGGGCATCCGGTGTCCACACTTCCAGCTGGACATCACTCAGGCACCAACACTTAGCACAGTCACCCGGTGCACGGAGCACCTGCAGGACCTGGACGTGCTCCCGGGGGGGGGCCCCCTGAGCCGCTGACTGAGTGGGCAAGGCGGGGTGGATGAGCACCAGCCGTGAGTGCAGACCTGCCCATCCATGGACCAGCACCCTGGGGGCAGTTGGGGGCCACTGGCAACTCTACTGTCAGTGAACAGGAGCCTGGAGCTTAGCCTGTGGCCTGGAGAGCCAGTATCAGGTTGCGCTAAGCCCTGGGCCCACCTCCAGGCCCAGAACCTCTCCCACCACAGTGACAGTAATAGCACAGGTCATGAGCTGTTGCAGATATTGTTGGAAATGGGGGTGTCAGCTGTTGGGGCAGCCTGCAATGTGTGGTgggatgtgtctgtgtgtgcaggCAGTTGGCGGGTGTGTGGCCGGCCTGTCCCAGGTGCATGTGAGCCactctgctgtgtgtgtgtgtgaggggcaATGCTGGGGGTCCCTGTGTGGCTGCCTGCGTGTATGGGGGTCTTTGTGGGAGCATGAAGGTGAGGGAGTACTCTCCTGGCTTTAGGCCCACCTTGCCCTGACAATCCCCAGTCTGTCACCCCTGCCCCAGCTGCAGGGAGGCTGGCCAGTGCCCATGATGGATGAACAGAGGCTGTGCAGGTGGTGGCTCACTGCAGGCAGGCCgtgctcctctcttctctcctgggaGCCCCAGAGGGCAGGTGAGGGCTGGAGCCAGGGAggcagtctgtctgtctgtctgtctgcctgtcctGGGCCCAGCCACCAGGTTGCAGGGGTCCTTACGGGTTTGTGCTCAGGCAGCCAGTCAGGGAGGTTCAGGCCACTGATCTCTGCTGTGATCTTCTTCCGGTGGCCTGGCTTAGTGACACCAATGGCCGTGAGGTCCTAGGCAGAGAGAAGGCCCATTAGCAGGAGGCTGGGCCTGCCACTGGGACACGGGGTGGTCAGCCTGCAGGCAGCTCACCTCGGGGGTCATGCGGCTGATGGTGGGCAGGTCGTATCCGGCAC comes from Cynocephalus volans isolate mCynVol1 chromosome 6, mCynVol1.pri, whole genome shotgun sequence and encodes:
- the CASKIN1 gene encoding caskin-1, which produces MGKEQELVQAVKAEDVGTAQRLLQRPRPGKAKLLGSTKKINVNFQDPDGFSALHHAALNGNTELITLLLEAQAAVDIKDNKGMRPLHYAAWQGRKEPMKLVLKAGSAVNVPSDEGHIPLHLAAQHGHYDVSEMLLQHQSNPCMVDNSGKTPLDLACEFGRVGVVQLLLSSNMCAALLEPRPGDATDPNGTSPLHLAAKNGHIDIIRLLLQAGIDINRQTKSGTALHEAALCGKTEVVRLLLDSGINAHVRNTYSQTALDIVHQFTTSQASKEIKQLLREASAALQVRATKDYCNNYDLTSLNVKAGDIITVLEQHPDGRWKGCIHDNRTGNDRVGYFPSSLGEAIVKRAGSRAGTEPSPPQGGSSSGPSAPPEEIWVLRKPFAGGDRSGSLSSVAGGRSSGGHALHAGSEGVKLLATVLSQKSVSESSPGESPVKPPEGSAGTARSQPPVAHTGQVYGEQPPKKLEPASEGKSAEAVSQWLSTFQLQLYASNFISAGYDLPTISRMTPEDLTAIGVTKPGHRKKITAEISGLNLPDWLPEHKPANLAMWLSMIGLAQYYKVLVDNGYENIDFITDITWEDLQEIGITKLGHQKKLMLAVRKLAELQKAEYAKYEGGPLRRKAPQSLEVVAIESPPPPEPAPATCQSPKMTTFQDSELSDELQAAMTGPAEGGAAATAEKPSNHLPPTPRAIVRQEPSLGGRARHMSSSQELLGDGPPRPGSPMSRSQEYLLDEGPSPGTPPKEARPGRHSHSVKRASVPPVPGKPRQILPPGASHLTPPQTPTKAQPGSPQVPGGPHGSAPATAKVKPTPQLLPPTERPMSPRSLPQSPTHRGFAYVLPQPVEGEAGPAAPGPAPPPMVAAVPTLCLPPEADAEPGRPKKRAHSLNRYAASDSEPERDELLVPTAAGPYATVQRRVGRSHSVRAPTSADKNVNRSQSFAVRPRKKGPPPPPPKRSSSAMASANLADEPVLDAETEDGRLGVRAQRRRASDLAGSVDTGSAGSVKSIAAMLELSSIGGGGRAARRPPEGHPMPHPASPEPGRVATVLASVKHKEAIGPDGEVVNRRRTLSGPVTGLLATARRGPGEPADQGLPVEDSTVRQRPRGPAKGEVNVEGPPLARVEASATLKRRIRAKQNQQENVKFILTESDTVKRRPKAKEREAGLEPPPPLSVYQNGTSTVRRRPASEQAGPPELPPPPPPAEPLPTDQVHLPPLPPPDGDARKPAKPPISPKPVLAQPMPKIQGSPTPASKKVPLPGPGSPEVKRAHGTPPPVSPKPPPPPTAPKPAKAAAGLPPGSPGPSPEPSPARQPPAALTKPASTPPSLSASPAKPQSPGAPALHVPAKPPRAAAAAAAGPSAAPEGASPGDSARQKLEETSACLAAALQAVEEKIRQEDGQSPSPAAAEKSTGSILDDIGSMFDDLADQLDAMLE